DNA sequence from the Actinomycetota bacterium genome:
GCGACGGCCCGAGGCGTGCGATCCGCCCGGGGCGCATTAGTCAAGGCCCGGTCGAGCACGTCGCGAACTGGAACGGGTTGGGATCGGAGCATGGGTCGGTGCCGTCCCCGCCTTGCTGCGAGTCGGAGCCCTTTAACCCGAAGGGTGTCGTTCCCAGTCGTGCCCAGGATGGCGTCGTTGCCCGGCCCGCGGACCAGGATGTCGTTACACCGTCACCGATGATCAGGTCGTTGCCGCCCAGGCCGCTGAGGGTGTCGTTGCCACTCTTGCCGCAGATGGTTTCGTCCAGGCAGCGAGAGACCGTGCCGCGGCCATAACGACCGGCAACAGCGGCCTGAGGACGTAAATGGTCGGAGGGGCGTCAGGGACTGAGCGGCGACCTAGCCTTCGACCCGTGTCCGGTCGGCAGCCAGACGGAGCCACACCGCCTTGCCCTCGGGTTGTGGTCGCACTCCCCATGCGTCGGCCAGGGCCGCCACGATATGAAGGCCCCGGCCCGAGTCATCTGCGGCCTCGCGGTCTCGGGGCTGGGGAATGAGGGGACTGGCGTCTGTAACCTCCACCCGGACCTCAGCCTGGCCGATCTCCAACGTGACCTCCAGCGGCGTGCGCGCGTGGCGGACGGCGTTGGTCACCAGTTCATCCACCAACAGGACCGCGTCGTCGCGCGCCTCTTTGCCGTTCCAATCCACGAGGGCCTGAGCGACGAAACGCCGAGCCGCCCGTGGGCTGGAGGTATCGGGCGTCAACTGCGTCCTGGCTCGCATCTCCGCCTCCCCGCGCAGTGGAAATTCGTTCCTACCCGGGACGGTCAAATCGACTCCCCGTACGACGAGAGAGTCACCGTCGCTCGCTGCGACCGAGGCGCCTGCCCTGGCTCGTTCCGGAACGGGCCAGGGCCCCCAAGAGAAGAGCCCGGCCCTGCGCGCCGTGCTTAGTCTTCGACTCGGATGAGCTCGCTGAGACCCGTGATCTCGAACACCTTGCGCGCCTGGTCTCTCGGCGCGCGGATGACGACCGTGCCCCCCTCGGGCGCCAAGCACTTTTGGGCACGGAGGATGGCGGCGATGCCCTGGGAGTCCATGAACTCGACGCCCGCCATGTCGACCACGACCTCGCGATGGCCCCGGTCGATGAGCAAGGCCAACGCCTCCCACAGCTTGGGGGCGGTGGCCAGGTCGATCTCGCCTGAGGCGACCACGACATGGTCGCCGTCGGTGCGAAAGCGGGCCGAGAGCCTGGGGTCGAGGCGCGCGAATTGCCCCGTGAGGCGCTCGGTTGACGGTTCGTGCATCCAACCCTCCTCCGGCCTGGGGACTGCAAGAGTGAGGAAAGTCCGACCACCGAGAGCGTGCTCGGCCGGGAAACCTTCCTGGGCTAGCTGCTCAACCGTCACCGATTGTGTACCCGGGGACGAAGAACTGCAAGGCCGCCTATGCCTCCGGCGCCCTCCGCGTCGGCCTGCGAGCCGCGCCGTCCACCAGCTTCTGGGCGACATCGTGCAGCTTCACGTGGCGGCGCTGGGACAGCGCCACGAGCGCCTCGAACGCGGCGTCAGCGTCGCCGCCCCGCTCGGCCAAGATGATCCCCTTGGCCTGTTCGATCACGGCCCGGGTGCGCATGGCCTCCTGGAGCTCGTCGGCGAGGTTCCGGGCGCTCCAGTAGAGATCGGCGTTGGCCAGCACCACCGAGGCCTGCTCGGCCAGCCCCCCCGTCCTCCTCGGAGAACCCACGCTCCTGACGCGAGTACAGGTTCAGCGCCCCGAAGGACCGTTCACCCACGAACAGGGGCAGCGACAGGGTGCTCCAGATGCCGTGCTCGCGGGCGGCACGGGCGAACTCGGGCCAACGCCGGTCGGCGCGGGTGGAACCGATGCGGCGTGGCTCTTGGAACCGATAGGCGTCCAGGCACGGCCCCGAGCCGCTCGCGTACTGGGCGGCGTCCGCACGTCCCGCAGCAGGGTCATGGCCGCCATGTCACAGCCCGAGATGGTCGTGCAGGTGAGGGCGGCGACTCGGCGGAGTCGCTCATCCAGGCTCTCCTGGTCGACCACCACCCGGTTGAGCGCCGCCAGGGCCGCGCCCAGCGCGTCGGTCTCGTCGGGGATGGCCATCGTTGGCCGCCTTCGGTTCGCGACGCCAGTCTCGTCCCCGGGACCGAAGGAGCTGTATGGCCGACTTGGCGCTCAACCTACTCGGCCAGGGGCACAGACCTGTACGGTGAGGGCACCGGCGCGAGCTGAGCCAACAGCGAGCGTCGCCAGCACGGGGCCTTGGGCGTGCACGCCGAGGGCCTCCTGCGCGCGTAAGCGACCTCGTTCGCCACGAGAGCGGTCGGCTTGAGAGCGTGGAAACCCCGCGTGCCTTCGCCGACAGCGGCGCGCTATCCCGCTTGTTCGGGGTCCTTCGACGCGGGGTAACGGAACCGGTATGGCCTTATGCGTCCAGAGCCGGCACGCTCGCACAACCCAGCGCGACAGCCAACGTCTGCCCGATGGCGATTTGGGATGAGAGTGCTGATCGCCAGGGACGGTTCCGAAATTGCAATTGACGCGGCGCGCCGCGCCCAGGATGTCCTCGCCCCGATGGAACAGATCAGCCTGCTGTGCGTCTATAGCGACGTGCCCGGCGATGACGCGGGCGGCTTCGAGGGGTCGGTCGAGACACCCGAGGAGATGGAGCGCGACTGGGCGCAGCTCCAAGCAGACGCCCACGCGGCATTGGGGCGCACAGCCGCCGTGCTCGCAGTGAAGGGTTCGATCGAGCGTCTCGTGGAAGTGGGGGACCCGGGCGCGACCATCTGTGCAGTGGCCGAGCGGGACGGGGCCGAGGTCATCGTGGTCGGATCGCACGGGCGAGGGCTGCTGGGGCGCATCGTTCACCTCGGCTCCGTTAGTGAGTACGTCCTGCGCCACGCGTCGTGCCCCGTCCTGGTGGTGCGGGCCGTGGAGCATTGATCATCGAGAAGCGGGGCCGTCGAGGGTCGCTTCTGGGGCAAGACCGCGCTTCACTTGGCCCTTCACCGACGCTGTCTCAGCGTGGGTTGTCCTCCTCCGAATAGGGAAGGCGGCGGTGGTGCCCTAACTCGGAGAAGCGTTCGGCATGAGCTTGCCGATGCGCAGCGCCGGTCTGAGCGCAGTGCCAGCTGGAGCTCCGTCCTCGGCGGGGAGCCTCCGCGAAGTTCGCGCTGACGTGCCACCTCCGCGTGGAAGGCGGGAAAGTCCGGATCCGAGATCTGGCGGATGCGGGTTCGTGGCCCCTGCATCGAGCAGCGAGGTCGACGAACTGCATGCGGGCTCTGAGGGCAGGTCGATAGCGGCGCACAATGCGCGTTACGCGCTCGAGTCGCTCCTCTTCGACCGGGCACGAGCTCGTGAACGGCATGGCCCCTGCATCGAGCAGCGAGGTCGACGAACTGCTTGAGCCCGTTCGGTCGTGGCCGCAACGCACCATGCTCGATTTCCACTCGGCGAAGGGGGACGCGTAGGGCAAAGGTCACGATGTTGCGCGCCGGCACGCTCGAGCGACCGCTCAGCCGTGCCGGTTCGGCAGCCGCAGGTCGACCATCAACGGCAGGTGGTCCGACGCGACGCGTGCTTGGATATCGTCGGCAACGCTGACGGCGACGACCTCGATCGCAGGGTCGACGAAGACGTGGTCGATGCGACCCAGGCCAAGGCCGCCCTGCCATGTAGTGCGCGGTCGGTGGCCGGGCTGCCCGAGCTGCACATCACGCAGGTGAGAAATGATGCGCCTGCAGACGGGGAACCAGCTCAAGGCGTTGAAGTCGCCGCACAGCACGGCCTGGCCCGCGCCAGTGGCGCCCAGCCAGTCGGGCCCGAGCAGCGCGTCCACCTGAACACGGCGTTCCGACGGGATGAGGCTCAGGTGGGTGTTGATCACCTGAACCCGGGTGGCGCCGGCTTCGATCTCCACCCACAGGGCGCCGCGAGGCTCAGCGCGCAGTGCGGCGAGCCGGGGGAGGGCACCGGCGCGCACGACTCGCATCGGCAGCCGACTCAGCACCGCGTCGCCGTACCGTTCCTCGCCGATCGAGAGCGCGGGGTGGAAGTGCAGGAGCATCTCGAGACGCTCGGCGATTGCCTGGGCCTGATCGACCCGCCCCGTGCGATGACGGGAGACGTCGAGCTCCTGGAGCGCGACGACGTCCGGCTCGCGTGCGGCGATAACCTGAGCGATGCGCTCGGGTGACAGCCTGCCATCGAGGCCGATGCAGCTGTGGACGTTGTAGGTCAGCAGACGCAATGTGCCCGGCAGACGGTTGCCGACCGACGGTGAACGTCGAGCTTCGGGCCCTCCACGCACGGTCCCGTCCAGGATGCCGAGCGCGCAACGGCGCAGATCCGCGGGCCGCAACGGCTCAGCGCCCACCGACGTCAGCGGAGTGTCCGGAGGGACCAGAGCGAACGCCGCCGTCTCCTCAGGGCCCGGCCCACCGTGCGACCCGTTCTCGTGCGGGAAGCTCACGAGCGGGGCGCCGAGCGACCAGCCCGAGATCACCAGATCGCCCGCATCAGGATGACGACAGAGCTCGACCAGCTCGCGGGAAGCGGTTGCCAGATACGGATGACCGTCGCCGAGGATGCGCGCGCCGTCTTTGGGAAGTGTCCAGCGGCCTCCCGCGGTCCAGGCGCGCGCCCGATCGCGTCCGTCTGGCGCCATGACCAACGGGATGTGCGCGTCCTCCCCCAGGGCGGCGGCGATGGTGTCGAGGTCTTCGTGCGCCAGTGGCATGAATGCGTACACGTGGCCCAACGGTCCCTGGGCGGTCACCGCAATCCGATTGCGCCTCCGGCCTTCGGCCGCGTCGCGGTCGCCCGCCGCCGGACTGAGGAGATGTCGCCCGTGGAGATGCAGACCGAGGCGGCGAAGCGTGCTCGGCCAACCCTCCACGGGGATGCCCTGGGCACGAAAGACGTCGACCACCGCGTCGCGGACCGGCCGGCCATGGCGCTCGATGTACGAGACGGTCGGCTCCTGACCGTGATCGGAGATGACCCAGATGTCGTAGGCGCGGCGTCCCGTGCGCCGGGCCGCAGTGATCATCCGATCCACGACATCATCGATGTCCCGCAACGCACGCCGAGCGAGCCCCGAGCCGGGTCCTCGCCGGTGGGCGCACTCGTCGTAACCGACGAGGTTGACGTACACCACCGGCAGCCCGCGGGCCACGTCCAAGACGGCGAAGAGCGCGATCAGCTCGCGCATGATGACCGCGACGGCGAGATGTGACGTGGCGAACTTCAGCTCGGCGACGACGTTCTGGCCACCGGCCATTCCGCTAAGAAAGTTGCCGGGCGTGCTCACTAAGTCGCGCAGCACCCTGGAGGCCGCCTGCAGGAGTTCCCTGCCGTACAGCGCTCCCAGTGCGGGCAGAACAAGCGGATAGCGCGTTCGGAACGGGTCGGTCCATTCGAGCGACGACATGCAGAAGCGAGCCTCGCGCGCGCCGCCTCGATACACGTTCGAGTACGAGCCACCACCTCCGAGCAGCGCGCGGTGGCGGACGAGACTTCGTTCCACCGCGGCGGCCACGTCGGGCTGCGACATGCGGACCGGCCGCTTGGCCCGACGGTCGAAGAACTGGTAGGCGGGAACTGCCAGCGGGACGCCGTAGAAGAGCTCCGCTTGCGCGACGGGTGTGGACGAGGGGATCCCGCAGTACACCGCGTGCAGGCGGTACCCCTCGCTCGCGACCAGGCTGGCGACAGTCGGCATGTCACCCGCATCGATCGCGTCGGTCACGGCCGGCCGGGAGAGCCCGTCGATCTGCACGACGATCAGCCCACGTCGGCTAAGGGTCTTCGCTCGATCCGGCGCATGCAAGAGCCGCGCGGTCCACTCGCTGCGGCGCAAACCTGGACGCGATCGCCACAGGTGTTGGGCGACGCGGCTACGCACCCGGTGAAGCTACCGCGCGCCGGCTCCGGATGCGCCGCGCCTGCGGCCGAGCGGGTCCACGACTTTGCGCGGGCGTGGGAGGAAACCGACCGGGACTTGCACGATCGCCATGAAGACCTCGGTCATCGCCACGACCGCGCCGCTGGGGGCGACGAACCACACTGATACGAAGCCGCTGACCTGTCCCGGCCGTGCGGCGACCTGTCGCTGCTGATCTCCCGCGGAGTCGGTCTCCGGATTTTGGCCCCGTACACCGGGGTATGCCCCCTGCGATGGCTGGAGCGATGTACGGCAATCTTCTCGCCTGGATGGCGGTGCTTGTCGTCGGCGTCACCCTCGCCGTCGTCGTGCTGTTCATGGAGCGGGCGCGTCGCTGACAGGAATGGAGGCCACTCGCGGGTCCGGCCGCCTAGCGATCGTCCCGCGGTGGTTGGAGGGGGGCGGGCAAGGGAAGCACTCCGCTACCCCCAAGGGCAACGGAGGTGACGGAATGTCAGCGTGGGATGACCTCACGTCGATGGAGTACACCGTGGCCAGCCTCGCGGTCGGGGGTTTCACCCATCGAGAGATTGGCGCGCACTTGGACCTCTCGCGCTTCGCGGTCAACGCTCACGTGCGTTCGGTGTACCGAAAACTGGGCGTGGCGTCCCGCCTCGAACTCACCGACGCCTGGACCGTCGAACTCGATCGGTCCGTCGGCGCGTCCTAAGGCGGCGTGGGCGGCCGTATCGGTGGTCCCTCGGAGTCGCACCATATTGAGCTGATCTTGGTCTCCCGAGCAGCCGTGACCCCCGTCGAAGCGCCGCGACTGGTCTAGCTGCTGAGCACCGCCTGACACCCATGCCACCTGGTCGGGCTAGCAGACCGACGCCGTGCGCGAAGCTGACCAGCGCCAGGCCGCCGAGATGCTGCGCCGCCTGCTCGATGCGGTGCACCGGGGCGAGCTGACCGCCGACACTCCGGCCGAGCGGCGCAACGTGCAGCGGCTGCCGGGGATGCTGGGCGCGCGAGGGTACAAGGACGCGATCGCGGCTCAAGTCTGAGGCGTGACCCTCGATGGCGGCGTGGGGGCCGCTCAGAGAGGGAGACTCCGGGCGACCCCATCGTCCTTGAGCGAGGAACCATGTCGGACGAGCCGAAGCCCGAGGCTGATGGGCTGGAGCAAGCGCAGCCTCTCGTCGATGACGAGGACGACCTCTCGACTACCGACGACCCCGAAGTGCCGGAGGCCGACCTCCTCGATCAGCGTCGGGCGGCCGCCTCCTCGTCCGACAACGCCGTCCGCACGAGCCCCGATCCCTAGGTGCCCGACGCCGACGCGGCCGAGCAGTGTCGAGCAGTCATCGACGACGAAGAGGCGTGCCCCGATTGACGCGGGACGAAGGGTTGATGATGGACGGCCAAGCTGGTTGCGTTCGTAGCGGCCCGCGTTGCACGAACCCGTGCCCGCGTTACGCCTCGTCGTCCTCCCAGGCGTGCGGCTGGCCGCGGCGCTCGCCCATGCGCACCACTCCCCAGCTCGAAGCAAGATCTGCCGCCGGCGCCGGATGGAGAAGCTCGGCCCCGATCGCCAGGCCATCCACCTCGACGTGGCCGCCTCCACCATCTACCGGGTGCTGCGTCGCCACGACCGGAACCGGCTCTCCCACCTCGACCGCCAGACCGCGACACCGATTCGCCGCCATGAGCGAGCTCGGCCCGGTGAACGGGTGCACGTCGACGTGAAGAAGCTCGGGCGCATCCCCGCCGGCGACGAATCTGAAGCCCGACGCGGCGGCGAGGTTCTGGCCAGGGCGCAGCCGCTCCGCCTATGTGAACACCCGGCACACGCCACCGATACCGTCGTTGGCAGCCCAGCAGCGCGCCCACGCGCACGGCTTGCAACCACCGCGTGTTTCCCGCCAACACGATGACTGCAGCGACCACGATTGCAGCGACGAGAAAAACGGCCAATGATCGGCCCGATCACGCTTCTTGTTCTTCGTTCGACGACCATCAGTGCCGCGCTTACGCCAACGGATGCTTCTGAATCGTCCAAGTGCGGACGCGGTCGGCTCGT
Encoded proteins:
- a CDS encoding ATP-binding protein, producing the protein MRARTQLTPDTSSPRAARRFVAQALVDWNGKEARDDAVLLVDELVTNAVRHARTPLEVTLEIGQAEVRVEVTDASPLIPQPRDREAADDSGRGLHIVAALADAWGVRPQPEGKAVWLRLAADRTRVEG
- a CDS encoding STAS domain-containing protein → MHEPSTERLTGQFARLDPRLSARFRTDGDHVVVASGEIDLATAPKLWEALALLIDRGHREVVVDMAGVEFMDSQGIAAILRAQKCLAPEGGTVVIRAPRDQARKVFEITGLSELIRVED
- a CDS encoding ANTAR domain-containing protein, whose product is MGSPRRTGGLAEQASVVLANADLYWSARNLADELQEAMRTRAVIEQAKGIILAERGGDADAAFEALVALSQRRHVKLHDVAQKLVDGAARRPTRRAPEA
- a CDS encoding universal stress protein — encoded protein: MRPEPARSHNPARQPTSARWRFGMRVLIARDGSEIAIDAARRAQDVLAPMEQISLLCVYSDVPGDDAGGFEGSVETPEEMERDWAQLQADAHAALGRTAAVLAVKGSIERLVEVGDPGATICAVAERDGAEVIVVGSHGRGLLGRIVHLGSVSEYVLRHASCPVLVVRAVEH
- a CDS encoding oxidoreductase, giving the protein MRSRVAQHLWRSRPGLRRSEWTARLLHAPDRAKTLSRRGLIVVQIDGLSRPAVTDAIDAGDMPTVASLVASEGYRLHAVYCGIPSSTPVAQAELFYGVPLAVPAYQFFDRRAKRPVRMSQPDVAAAVERSLVRHRALLGGGGSYSNVYRGGAREARFCMSSLEWTDPFRTRYPLVLPALGALYGRELLQAASRVLRDLVSTPGNFLSGMAGGQNVVAELKFATSHLAVAVIMRELIALFAVLDVARGLPVVYVNLVGYDECAHRRGPGSGLARRALRDIDDVVDRMITAARRTGRRAYDIWVISDHGQEPTVSYIERHGRPVRDAVVDVFRAQGIPVEGWPSTLRRLGLHLHGRHLLSPAAGDRDAAEGRRRNRIAVTAQGPLGHVYAFMPLAHEDLDTIAAALGEDAHIPLVMAPDGRDRARAWTAGGRWTLPKDGARILGDGHPYLATASRELVELCRHPDAGDLVISGWSLGAPLVSFPHENGSHGGPGPEETAAFALVPPDTPLTSVGAEPLRPADLRRCALGILDGTVRGGPEARRSPSVGNRLPGTLRLLTYNVHSCIGLDGRLSPERIAQVIAAREPDVVALQELDVSRHRTGRVDQAQAIAERLEMLLHFHPALSIGEERYGDAVLSRLPMRVVRAGALPRLAALRAEPRGALWVEIEAGATRVQVINTHLSLIPSERRVQVDALLGPDWLGATGAGQAVLCGDFNALSWFPVCRRIISHLRDVQLGQPGHRPRTTWQGGLGLGRIDHVFVDPAIEVVAVSVADDIQARVASDHLPLMVDLRLPNRHG
- a CDS encoding helix-turn-helix transcriptional regulator, with amino-acid sequence MEATRGSGRLAIVPRWLEGGGQGKHSATPKGNGGDGMSAWDDLTSMEYTVASLAVGGFTHREIGAHLDLSRFAVNAHVRSVYRKLGVASRLELTDAWTVELDRSVGAS